In Gemmata obscuriglobus, a single genomic region encodes these proteins:
- a CDS encoding TIGR03066 family protein, with product MRVILGCALTALLVAAAGVGADDKVEKIDAGKLIGKWHPKEKKDVVIEFKKEGKLGLTLGEGDKAFKAEGTYKLDGNKLTTTLKAGAQEKTNTITISKLTDTELTGKDENGKEDTLVRIKDK from the coding sequence ATGCGAGTCATCCTGGGTTGCGCGCTGACGGCCCTTCTGGTCGCTGCGGCCGGCGTCGGGGCCGATGATAAGGTCGAGAAGATCGATGCCGGCAAGCTGATCGGCAAGTGGCACCCGAAGGAGAAGAAGGACGTGGTGATCGAGTTCAAGAAGGAGGGGAAGCTGGGCCTCACCCTCGGAGAGGGCGACAAGGCGTTCAAGGCCGAGGGCACCTACAAGCTGGACGGGAACAAGCTCACCACCACCCTGAAGGCCGGGGCCCAGGAGAAGACGAACACGATCACCATCTCCAAGCTGACCGACACCGAACTCACGGGCAAGGACGAGAACGGCAAAGAGGACACGCTCGTGCGGATCAAGGACAAGTAA
- a CDS encoding excinuclease ABC subunit UvrA has translation MSTKNRPSEPTGGAHAGFVRVRGARTHNLKGVDVDVPRAALVVFTGVSGSGKSSLAFGTLFAEAQRRYLESVSPYARRLFNQVGVPEVDEIEGLPPAVALQQQRGAPTTRSSVGSVTTLSNLLRMLYSRAGDYPPGRPLLYAESFSPNTPEGACPTCHGLGRVYDATEASVLRDAALSIRAGAVAAWPQAWQGQNLRDIVTARGVDIDTPWRDLPKTERDWILFADEQPQVPVYPHASLEEVKRAQKKKERHDYLGTFTSVRRYVLETFAKSESPLMKRRAAQFLVSTDCPTCRGKRLRPEALAVTFGGLDITDLSRQPLKRLLALFRPHADGRAAGRAALAAEHPEKAEVVRRIARDLTGRLEVLLDLGLGYLTLDRSTPTLSPGELQRLRLATQVRSNLFGVVYVLDEPSAGLHPADTEALLRALDRLKAAGNSLFVVEHELEVVRHADWIVDVGPDAGEGGGRVLYSGPPAGLRKVKESRTRAHLFAEGARRPAPPRAPGGWLRLTGVTRNNLTGIDAAFPLAALTAVTGVSGSGKSSLVSQALVELVAAHLGRAPLAEEDEGNELERAPVAPVGGRIASGADRVTRLVVVDQKAIGRTPRSNLATYTGLFDHVRKLFAATAAAKGRKYGAGRFSFNVAGGRCETCSGEGFVMVELLFLPSVYAPCPACRGARYNAQTLEIEYRGKSIADVLGMTVDAAWAFFVDEPQVRRPLAALRDVGLGYLRLGQPATELSGGEAQRIKLATELQRAGRGDTLYVLDEPTTGLHPADVEKLLAQLDGLVAAGNTVVVVEHDMQVIARADWVIDVGPGAGDEGGTVVATGPPADVARSKASRTAPYLLRTLS, from the coding sequence ATGAGCACCAAGAACCGCCCCAGCGAACCGACCGGCGGCGCGCACGCCGGGTTCGTGCGGGTCCGCGGGGCGCGCACGCACAACCTCAAAGGCGTGGACGTGGACGTGCCCCGCGCCGCGCTCGTCGTGTTCACCGGCGTGTCCGGGTCGGGCAAGTCGTCGCTCGCGTTCGGCACCCTGTTCGCGGAGGCGCAGCGGCGCTACCTGGAGTCCGTCTCCCCGTACGCGCGGCGGCTGTTCAACCAGGTCGGGGTGCCCGAGGTGGACGAGATCGAGGGCCTGCCGCCGGCCGTCGCGCTCCAGCAGCAGCGCGGGGCGCCGACCACCCGGTCCTCGGTGGGGAGCGTGACGACGCTCTCGAACCTGCTCCGCATGCTCTACTCCCGCGCCGGCGACTACCCGCCCGGCCGGCCGCTCCTGTACGCCGAGTCGTTCTCCCCGAACACGCCCGAGGGCGCGTGCCCGACGTGCCACGGGCTGGGCCGGGTGTACGACGCGACCGAGGCGTCCGTGCTGCGCGACGCGGCGCTCTCGATCCGCGCCGGGGCGGTCGCCGCGTGGCCCCAGGCGTGGCAGGGGCAGAACCTCCGCGACATCGTCACCGCCCGCGGCGTCGACATCGACACGCCCTGGCGGGACCTGCCGAAGACGGAGCGCGACTGGATCCTGTTCGCCGACGAGCAGCCGCAGGTGCCCGTGTACCCGCACGCCAGCCTCGAGGAGGTCAAGCGGGCGCAGAAGAAGAAGGAGCGGCACGACTACCTGGGCACGTTCACCAGCGTCCGCCGGTACGTGCTGGAGACGTTCGCCAAGTCCGAGAGCCCGCTCATGAAGCGGCGGGCGGCGCAGTTCCTGGTGAGCACCGACTGCCCGACGTGCCGCGGCAAGCGGCTCCGGCCCGAGGCGCTCGCCGTCACCTTCGGCGGCCTCGACATCACCGACCTGTCGCGGCAGCCGCTCAAGCGCCTGCTCGCGCTCTTCCGGCCCCACGCCGACGGGCGCGCCGCGGGGCGCGCGGCGCTCGCGGCGGAGCACCCGGAGAAGGCCGAGGTCGTTCGGCGGATCGCCCGGGACCTGACCGGCCGGCTCGAGGTGCTGCTCGATCTGGGGCTCGGGTACCTTACACTCGACCGGAGCACCCCCACGCTCTCGCCCGGCGAACTCCAGCGGCTGCGGCTCGCGACCCAGGTGCGCTCGAACCTGTTCGGCGTGGTGTACGTCCTGGACGAACCGTCCGCCGGGCTCCACCCCGCCGACACCGAGGCCCTCTTGCGCGCGCTCGACCGGCTTAAAGCGGCCGGCAACTCGCTCTTCGTCGTCGAGCACGAGCTCGAAGTGGTACGGCACGCCGACTGGATTGTTGACGTGGGGCCAGACGCCGGAGAGGGCGGGGGGCGGGTCCTCTACAGCGGCCCGCCCGCCGGTTTAAGAAAGGTTAAAGAGTCCCGGACGCGGGCGCACCTTTTCGCAGAGGGCGCCCGCCGGCCCGCGCCGCCGCGGGCGCCCGGCGGGTGGCTCCGGCTGACCGGGGTGACCCGGAACAACTTGACCGGCATCGACGCCGCGTTCCCGCTGGCCGCGCTCACCGCGGTGACCGGCGTGTCCGGGTCGGGCAAGTCGAGCCTCGTCAGCCAGGCGCTGGTCGAACTCGTCGCGGCCCACCTCGGGCGCGCGCCGCTGGCGGAGGAGGACGAGGGGAACGAACTGGAGCGCGCCCCGGTCGCGCCCGTCGGCGGGCGCATCGCGAGCGGGGCGGACCGCGTCACGCGCCTGGTGGTCGTCGACCAGAAGGCGATCGGCCGCACGCCGCGCTCGAACCTCGCCACCTATACGGGCCTGTTCGACCACGTGCGGAAGCTGTTCGCGGCCACCGCGGCGGCCAAGGGCCGCAAGTACGGGGCAGGGCGGTTCTCCTTCAACGTGGCCGGCGGGCGGTGCGAGACGTGCTCGGGCGAAGGCTTCGTGATGGTCGAGCTGCTGTTCCTGCCGAGCGTGTACGCGCCGTGCCCGGCGTGCCGCGGCGCGCGGTACAACGCGCAGACCCTCGAGATCGAGTACCGCGGGAAGAGCATCGCCGACGTGCTCGGTATGACCGTGGACGCCGCGTGGGCGTTTTTCGTCGACGAGCCGCAGGTGCGCCGGCCGCTCGCGGCGCTGCGCGACGTCGGGCTCGGGTACCTGCGGCTCGGGCAGCCCGCGACGGAACTCTCCGGCGGCGAGGCGCAGCGGATCAAGCTCGCCACCGAACTCCAGCGCGCCGGCCGCGGCGACACGCTGTACGTGCTCGACGAGCCCACGACCGGCCTCCACCCCGCGGACGTCGAGAAGCTCCTGGCGCAACTGGACGGGCTCGTCGCGGCCGGCAACACCGTCGTGGTCGTTGAGCACGACATGCAGGTGATCGCCCGCGCCGACTGGGTCATCGACGTCGGCCCCGGGGCGGGCGACGAGGGCGGCACGGTGGTGGCGACCGGCCCGCCGGCGGACGTGGCCCGGAGCAAGGCGAGCCGCACGGCCCCGTACCTGTTGCGCACGCTATCCTGA
- a CDS encoding phosphoglycerate dehydrogenase has product MPKVLIAPREVAKFADKFRAPLDEAGLEVVALPPAEANLPAESELIAALHGVEAVIAGSEAYNPRVFAANPQLRVIARVGVGYDAVDLAAATAAGVAVTIAPGTNQGSVAEHAFALMLGFTRHIPARHAALSAGGWNRLMSLPLRGRTLGLAGLGRIGKAVATRARAFEMRVIAFDPFPDAAFCAATGVELVPFERLLGESDFLSLHLPLTPETRHVIRASTIAVMKPGAVLVNTSRGGLVREADLVPALQSGRLGGALLDVFEDEPTPADNPLRALPNVVLTPHAAGVDTQSLEDMARSAAEAIASLRRGEWPTEKVVNPAVQAAFRW; this is encoded by the coding sequence ATGCCCAAAGTGCTGATCGCCCCGCGCGAGGTGGCGAAGTTCGCGGACAAGTTTCGCGCGCCGCTCGATGAGGCCGGGTTGGAAGTGGTTGCGCTGCCGCCCGCGGAAGCGAACCTCCCGGCCGAGTCGGAACTGATCGCCGCCCTTCACGGTGTCGAAGCGGTCATCGCCGGCTCGGAAGCGTACAACCCGCGCGTGTTCGCCGCCAACCCGCAGCTCCGGGTGATCGCGCGGGTGGGCGTGGGTTACGACGCGGTCGATCTGGCCGCCGCCACCGCGGCCGGGGTCGCGGTCACGATCGCCCCCGGCACGAACCAGGGCTCCGTGGCCGAGCACGCGTTCGCGCTGATGCTCGGGTTCACGCGGCACATCCCGGCGCGGCACGCCGCGCTGAGTGCGGGCGGCTGGAACCGGCTCATGAGCCTTCCCCTGCGCGGCCGCACGCTGGGCCTAGCCGGGCTGGGCCGCATCGGAAAAGCGGTCGCCACCCGCGCGCGAGCGTTCGAGATGCGGGTGATCGCGTTCGACCCGTTCCCCGACGCCGCGTTCTGTGCCGCCACCGGCGTCGAACTCGTCCCCTTCGAGCGGCTGCTGGGCGAATCCGATTTCCTTTCCTTGCACCTCCCACTGACGCCCGAAACGCGGCACGTCATCCGCGCGAGCACCATCGCTGTGATGAAGCCCGGGGCGGTGCTGGTGAACACCTCGCGCGGCGGGCTGGTGCGCGAGGCCGATCTCGTCCCGGCCCTTCAGAGCGGCCGGCTCGGGGGCGCGCTGCTGGACGTGTTCGAGGACGAACCGACGCCCGCCGACAACCCGCTGCGGGCGTTACCGAACGTGGTGCTGACGCCGCACGCCGCGGGCGTGGACACCCAATCGCTCGAAGACATGGCGCGGTCGGCGGCCGAGGCGATCGCATCGCTCCGGCGGGGTGAGTGGCCGACCGAGAAAGTGGTGAACCCGGCGGTGCAAGCGGCTTTTCGGTGGTGA